A region of Frederiksenia canicola DNA encodes the following proteins:
- a CDS encoding YcgL domain-containing protein encodes MICAIYKSTKKEGMYLYVAKRDQFDHVPDELRQLFGRPQFVMLFNLKGGKPLKRLDKQDVLQKIETQGYYLQMPPPVENLHQAFVAQQRAKQSIHKGND; translated from the coding sequence ATGATTTGTGCCATTTATAAAAGTACCAAAAAAGAGGGAATGTATCTCTATGTGGCGAAGCGAGATCAATTTGATCATGTACCTGATGAACTTCGCCAACTCTTTGGCAGACCACAATTTGTTATGTTGTTTAATCTCAAGGGCGGAAAGCCACTCAAGCGATTAGATAAGCAAGATGTTTTGCAAAAAATCGAAACCCAAGGCTACTATTTACAAATGCCACCGCCTGTTGAAAACTTACATCAAGCCTTTGTGGCACAACAGCGAGCGAAGCAATCAATTCACAAAGGAAATGACTGA
- the nrdR gene encoding transcriptional regulator NrdR → MRCPFCSEEDSKVIDSRLTGDGYQIRRRRECPKCKERFTTFETAELLVPHIIKNNGNREPFDIQKLRKGIAYALEKRPVSTNDVEQMIQKIVLQLQALGEREVPSKLVGNLVLDGLKSLDKVAYIRFASIYLSFDDIAEFTKEIEKLRLDS, encoded by the coding sequence ATGCGTTGCCCATTTTGTTCAGAAGAAGACAGTAAAGTGATTGACTCTCGTCTCACGGGAGATGGTTACCAAATTCGCCGCCGCCGTGAATGCCCAAAGTGCAAGGAACGCTTTACCACTTTTGAAACGGCAGAGCTGCTCGTGCCACATATCATCAAAAATAATGGTAATCGGGAACCGTTTGATATTCAGAAATTACGTAAAGGCATTGCGTATGCACTCGAGAAACGCCCCGTGAGTACAAATGATGTTGAACAGATGATCCAAAAAATTGTGCTGCAATTACAAGCACTGGGAGAGCGGGAAGTACCGAGTAAATTGGTTGGCAATTTAGTGTTAGATGGGCTGAAAAGTCTAGATAAAGTCGCTTATATTCGTTTTGCATCTATTTATCTGAGTTTTGATGATATTGCAGAGTTTACTAAAGAAATTGAGAAGCTACGTTTAGACAGCTAA
- the greA gene encoding transcription elongation factor GreA: MKQIPMTVRGAELLRDELEFLKNVRRPEIINAIAEAREHGDLKENAEYHAAREQQGFCEGRIQEIEGKLGNAQIIDVTKMPNNGKVIFGTTVTLLNVDSDEEVTYRIVGDDEANIKEGLISVNSPIARGLIGKEIDESVAIQTPGGKVEFEIINVEYL, encoded by the coding sequence ATGAAACAAATTCCAATGACGGTACGTGGCGCAGAATTACTGCGAGATGAACTTGAATTTTTAAAGAATGTTCGTCGTCCAGAAATCATCAATGCGATTGCAGAAGCTCGTGAGCATGGTGATTTAAAAGAAAATGCAGAATATCACGCTGCACGTGAACAACAAGGATTCTGCGAAGGTCGAATTCAAGAAATTGAAGGTAAACTAGGCAATGCCCAAATTATTGATGTCACTAAAATGCCTAATAATGGCAAAGTGATTTTTGGTACCACGGTCACTCTCTTGAATGTAGATAGCGACGAAGAAGTGACTTATCGCATCGTAGGTGATGACGAAGCAAATATTAAAGAAGGCTTAATTTCTGTGAATTCACCCATTGCTCGCGGCTTAATTGGCAAGGAAATTGATGAATCTGTGGCTATTCAAACTCCGGGCGGTAAAGTCGAATTTGAGATTATTAATGTGGAATATCTCTAG
- the dacB gene encoding serine-type D-Ala-D-Ala carboxypeptidase encodes MANAKIDIPSLLETLPEGASVSLIAKNLDTGQMIVDYQSKTFMLPASTQKVLTALATRLALPEDFRFETAFLADGKVENGVLKGNLIARFTGDPDLKSGQLTKLVSELKKQGIHQIRDDLILDTSVFASHDKAAGWVWNDLTVCFSAPPAAINIDNNCFYVNLDANQPAGSPVKVDVPAAYPIQVFSSAYVADKAEAGYCLLDAIVSDNNRYHIKGCMSRQTKPFGLSFAVQDPTTYGANIIKSQLKRAGIAFKGQVQQSVKKVEGTELAVHYSDSLADLLKKMMKKSDNQIADALFRTIANQLHKRPASFPLASHTMHNLLKTKANVKLDNTVITDGSGLSRHNQVSAETMLQALEFIAKNETQLHLLETFPIAGVDGTLAGRGSMTTEPLAKNIMAKTGALKGVYNLAGFMTNARGERIAFVQFINGYSTSSDNERKTKRAPLNQFENRFFMSLYNE; translated from the coding sequence ATGGCAAATGCCAAAATCGACATCCCTTCTTTGCTGGAAACCCTACCAGAAGGGGCTTCGGTCAGTTTAATTGCCAAAAACCTCGATACTGGTCAAATGATTGTCGATTACCAAAGTAAAACCTTTATGTTGCCCGCCAGTACACAAAAAGTATTGACCGCATTAGCGACACGTTTGGCATTACCTGAAGATTTTCGTTTTGAAACCGCATTTTTAGCTGACGGTAAGGTGGAAAATGGTGTGCTGAAAGGGAATTTAATTGCTCGTTTTACAGGAGATCCCGATCTTAAAAGCGGACAGTTGACCAAACTGGTGAGCGAGTTGAAAAAACAAGGAATTCATCAGATCCGTGATGATCTCATTTTAGATACTTCTGTGTTCGCTAGTCATGATAAAGCTGCAGGGTGGGTGTGGAATGATTTAACTGTTTGTTTCAGTGCCCCACCAGCAGCAATTAACATTGATAATAACTGTTTTTATGTCAATTTAGACGCAAATCAACCAGCAGGAAGCCCTGTCAAAGTGGATGTCCCCGCAGCTTACCCAATACAAGTTTTTAGCTCTGCTTATGTCGCCGACAAGGCAGAAGCGGGATACTGTTTGCTCGATGCGATTGTCAGTGATAACAACCGCTATCACATTAAAGGTTGTATGTCACGCCAAACTAAACCATTTGGATTGAGTTTTGCTGTTCAAGATCCTACCACTTACGGTGCCAATATTATCAAGTCCCAACTTAAACGAGCAGGCATTGCATTTAAGGGACAAGTTCAGCAATCGGTAAAAAAGGTTGAAGGCACAGAGTTAGCGGTGCATTATTCCGACTCGTTAGCGGATTTGCTCAAAAAAATGATGAAAAAATCAGATAACCAGATTGCAGATGCGTTATTTCGCACAATTGCTAATCAACTACATAAACGCCCAGCATCATTTCCATTAGCAAGCCATACTATGCATAATTTATTGAAAACCAAAGCTAATGTGAAGTTGGATAATACTGTTATTACTGATGGTTCAGGGCTTTCTCGCCATAATCAAGTGAGTGCAGAAACCATGCTCCAAGCATTAGAATTTATCGCTAAAAATGAAACCCAACTTCATTTGCTTGAAACGTTTCCAATTGCTGGTGTTGATGGCACTCTCGCAGGGCGAGGTTCAATGACAACTGAACCATTAGCCAAAAATATTATGGCAAAAACAGGGGCATTGAAAGGGGTATATAATTTAGCAGGTTTTATGACGAATGCACGAGGCGAGCGAATTGCTTTTGTTCAATTTATCAACGGTTATTCAACATCTAGCGATAATGAACGTAAAACAAAGCGTGCACCCTTAAACCAATTTGAGAACCGTTTTTTTATGAGTTTATATAATGAATAG
- a CDS encoding 2,3-diphosphoglycerate-dependent phosphoglycerate mutase — protein MELVFIRHGFSEWNAKNLFTGWRDVNLTERGVEEAKAAGKKLLDAGYEFDIAFTSVLTRAIKTCNIVLEESNQLWIPQVKNWRLNERHYGALQGLDKKETAEKYGDEQVHIWRRSYDISPPDLDPADPNSAHNDRRYAHLPSDVVPNAENLKITLERVLPFWEDQIAPALLSGKRVLVTAHGNSLRALAKHIIGISDADIMDFEIPTGQPLVLKLDDNLNFIEKFYL, from the coding sequence ATGGAATTAGTATTTATTCGCCACGGTTTCAGTGAGTGGAATGCTAAAAATTTATTTACTGGCTGGCGTGATGTGAATCTCACCGAACGTGGTGTGGAAGAAGCAAAAGCAGCGGGTAAAAAATTGTTAGACGCAGGCTATGAATTCGACATCGCTTTTACTTCAGTGTTAACCCGTGCGATCAAAACCTGTAACATCGTGTTAGAAGAATCTAACCAACTTTGGATCCCACAAGTAAAAAACTGGCGTTTAAACGAGCGTCACTACGGTGCATTGCAAGGTTTAGATAAAAAAGAAACCGCAGAAAAATACGGTGATGAGCAAGTTCACATCTGGCGTCGTTCTTACGATATTTCTCCACCTGATCTTGATCCTGCAGATCCAAACTCTGCTCACAACGACCGCCGCTATGCTCACTTACCAAGTGATGTCGTGCCAAACGCAGAAAACTTAAAAATCACCCTTGAACGTGTATTACCATTCTGGGAAGACCAAATCGCACCAGCGTTACTTTCTGGTAAACGCGTACTTGTCACTGCTCACGGTAACTCATTGCGAGCCTTAGCAAAACACATCATCGGTATTTCCGATGCAGACATTATGGATTTTGAGATCCCAACTGGTCAGCCGTTAGTGTTGAAATTAGATGACAATTTAAACTTCATTGAGAAGTTCTATTTATAA
- the lepA gene encoding translation elongation factor 4, with protein sequence MQNIRNFSIIAHIDHGKSTLSDRLIQTCGGLSDREMEAQVLDSMDLERERGITIKAQSVTLNYKAKDGETYQLNFIDTPGHVDFSYEVSRSLAACEGALLVVDAGQGVEAQTLANCYTAIEMDLEVVPILNKIDLPAAEPERVAEEIEDIVGIDAMEAVRCSAKTGLGIDLVLEEIVAKIPAPEGDPEAPLQALIIDSWFDNYLGVVSLVRVKNGVIKKGDKIKVMSTGQSYNVDRLGIFTPKQVDTTELKTGEVGWVVCAIKDILGAPVGDTLTSHHHSATEALPGFKKVKPQVYAGLFPISSDDYEAFRDALGKLSLNDASLFYEPENSTALGFGFRCGFLGLLHMEIIQERLEREYDLDLITTAPTVVYEVEQTNGEVIYVDSPSKLPPISNIADIREPIAECNMLVPQEFLGNVITLCVEKRGVQTNMVYHGNQIALTYEIPMGEVVLDFFDRLKSTSRGYASLDYGFKRFQSADMVRVDIMINGERVDALALIVHKANAPYRGRELVEKMKELIPRQQFDIAIQAAIGNHIIARSTVKQLRKNVLAKCYGGDVSRKKKLLQKQKEGKKRMKSLGNVEVPQEAFLAILHVGKD encoded by the coding sequence ATGCAGAATATTCGTAACTTTTCTATTATTGCTCACATTGACCATGGTAAATCGACCCTTTCCGACCGCTTGATCCAAACCTGTGGCGGTTTGTCTGATCGTGAAATGGAAGCGCAAGTGCTTGACTCTATGGACTTAGAGCGTGAGCGTGGTATTACCATTAAAGCACAAAGTGTTACTCTCAATTACAAAGCCAAAGATGGCGAAACCTATCAGTTAAACTTTATCGACACCCCAGGACACGTTGACTTTTCTTATGAAGTATCTCGTTCCCTTGCTGCCTGTGAAGGGGCATTATTGGTGGTTGATGCGGGGCAAGGTGTGGAAGCGCAAACCTTGGCAAACTGCTATACGGCGATTGAAATGGATTTAGAAGTTGTGCCAATTCTCAACAAAATCGACTTACCAGCCGCAGAGCCAGAGCGTGTGGCGGAAGAGATTGAAGATATTGTTGGCATTGATGCCATGGAAGCGGTGCGTTGCTCAGCGAAAACAGGCTTAGGCATTGATTTAGTTTTAGAAGAAATCGTGGCGAAAATTCCTGCGCCCGAAGGTGATCCTGAAGCACCATTACAAGCCTTGATTATCGACTCTTGGTTCGATAACTACTTGGGTGTGGTTTCTCTTGTGCGTGTGAAAAATGGCGTAATCAAAAAAGGCGATAAGATCAAAGTGATGTCCACAGGGCAATCTTATAACGTAGATCGTCTTGGTATTTTTACTCCGAAACAAGTGGATACCACTGAGCTTAAAACAGGCGAAGTAGGTTGGGTTGTGTGTGCGATTAAAGATATTTTAGGTGCGCCAGTGGGCGATACGCTCACCTCTCACCACCATTCGGCAACAGAAGCCTTACCAGGCTTCAAAAAGGTGAAACCACAAGTTTATGCAGGCTTGTTCCCGATCAGTTCGGACGATTATGAAGCCTTCCGTGATGCGTTGGGTAAATTAAGCCTAAACGACGCATCCCTTTTCTATGAGCCAGAAAACTCAACGGCATTAGGTTTTGGTTTCCGTTGTGGTTTCTTAGGTTTGCTACATATGGAAATCATTCAAGAGCGTTTAGAGCGTGAATACGATCTTGATTTGATTACCACTGCACCGACCGTAGTTTACGAAGTGGAACAAACCAATGGCGAAGTGATCTATGTGGATAGCCCATCGAAATTACCGCCAATCAGCAATATTGCCGATATTCGTGAGCCAATTGCAGAATGTAATATGCTTGTCCCACAAGAGTTCTTAGGCAACGTGATTACCCTTTGCGTAGAAAAACGTGGGGTACAAACCAATATGGTTTACCATGGCAACCAAATTGCCTTGACCTACGAAATCCCAATGGGTGAAGTGGTTCTCGACTTCTTCGACCGCTTGAAATCAACGTCTCGTGGTTATGCCTCTTTAGATTATGGCTTCAAACGTTTCCAATCGGCAGATATGGTGCGTGTGGATATTATGATTAACGGCGAACGTGTTGATGCTTTGGCGTTGATCGTTCACAAAGCCAATGCGCCATATCGTGGACGTGAGCTCGTGGAAAAAATGAAAGAGTTAATTCCACGTCAGCAGTTTGATATTGCGATCCAAGCGGCAATCGGCAACCACATTATTGCTCGTTCAACAGTAAAACAATTACGTAAAAACGTTCTTGCCAAATGTTACGGTGGTGACGTAAGCCGTAAGAAAAAACTGTTACAGAAACAGAAAGAAGGTAAAAAACGTATGAAGTCACTCGGTAACGTGGAAGTACCACAAGAGGCTTTCTTAGCGATTTTACATGTTGGCAAAGACTAA
- the lepB gene encoding signal peptidase I, producing the protein MANILPIIFIAVLYGVWKVLDGMKLPNTISIILVGLVVICGSFAAFYKFSAEPRRKAKIAREQKRLGRELTEDELKEIQPRSAVGEFLASLFGVLFFVTVLRSFLFEPFQIPSGSMEPTLRVGDFLVVNKFSYGIKDPIWQNTLIETGKVERGDVVVFKAPKQPHIDYIKRVVGVGGDKIKYDFATQELTLTRGDTGETIAFKYSQPKPNPDFFYHGDMQMERTETGDVTHQILNNPQPFNYAPYFFKQEGLNAGEWLVPQGHYFVMGDNRDNSEDSRFWGFVPEKNMVGKATYLWLSLDKKPNEFPTGLRFERMFTSIK; encoded by the coding sequence ATGGCAAATATTCTGCCAATTATTTTTATTGCTGTTCTATACGGCGTATGGAAAGTGTTAGATGGTATGAAGTTACCGAATACGATTTCGATTATTTTAGTCGGTTTAGTTGTTATTTGCGGGAGCTTTGCAGCATTCTATAAATTTAGTGCCGAGCCACGTCGCAAAGCAAAAATCGCACGTGAGCAAAAACGCTTAGGACGTGAATTGACTGAAGATGAATTGAAGGAAATTCAACCACGTTCTGCAGTGGGTGAATTTTTGGCATCACTCTTTGGCGTGTTATTCTTTGTGACTGTGCTTCGTTCATTTTTGTTTGAGCCCTTCCAAATTCCAAGTGGCTCAATGGAACCAACGTTGCGAGTGGGCGATTTTTTAGTGGTAAATAAATTTAGCTACGGTATTAAAGATCCTATTTGGCAAAATACCTTGATTGAAACAGGCAAAGTGGAGCGTGGCGATGTGGTTGTATTTAAAGCCCCGAAACAGCCACATATTGACTACATCAAACGTGTTGTTGGCGTAGGTGGCGATAAAATTAAATATGATTTTGCCACACAAGAATTAACACTAACACGTGGTGATACCGGTGAAACTATTGCATTTAAGTATAGTCAACCGAAGCCAAATCCAGATTTCTTCTATCACGGTGATATGCAGATGGAACGGACTGAAACGGGAGACGTGACTCATCAGATTTTGAATAATCCACAGCCGTTTAATTATGCTCCGTATTTTTTCAAGCAAGAAGGTTTAAATGCAGGTGAGTGGCTTGTGCCACAAGGACATTATTTTGTAATGGGCGATAATCGTGATAACAGCGAAGACAGCCGTTTCTGGGGCTTTGTGCCTGAGAAAAATATGGTCGGTAAAGCGACTTATCTATGGCTAAGCCTTGATAAAAAACCAAACGAATTCCCAACGGGATTACGTTTTGAGAGAATGTTTACTTCGATTAAATAG
- the rnc gene encoding ribonuclease III — protein sequence MQLERLQKKLGYQFANLDYLKQALTHRSAAAFNNERLEFLGDSILNFAIGKALYEKFPKSDEGELSRMRAALVKEQTLAIIARQFELGEYLKLGAGELKSGGHRRESILSDCVEALIAAIYLDSGIDNALERVYHWYQELLAQIKPGEAQKDPKTRLQEFLQGRRLKLPEYEVIEIKGEAHNQSFKVSCKVENLAEVVIGQGTSRRKAEQHAAEQVIEKLKIK from the coding sequence ATGCAACTAGAACGATTACAGAAAAAATTAGGTTACCAATTTGCGAACCTTGATTACCTCAAACAAGCTTTAACTCACCGAAGTGCGGCAGCCTTTAATAACGAACGCTTAGAATTTTTAGGCGATTCCATTCTGAATTTTGCGATTGGCAAAGCGCTCTATGAAAAATTTCCAAAGTCGGATGAAGGTGAATTAAGCCGAATGCGTGCAGCCTTAGTGAAAGAACAAACCCTTGCGATTATCGCTCGCCAATTTGAGCTTGGCGAATATCTCAAATTAGGGGCTGGTGAGCTTAAAAGTGGCGGACATCGCCGAGAGTCGATTCTTTCTGACTGTGTAGAAGCCCTAATTGCTGCTATTTATTTGGATTCAGGTATTGATAACGCTTTAGAGCGAGTATATCACTGGTATCAAGAATTACTGGCTCAAATTAAACCCGGCGAAGCACAAAAAGATCCGAAAACACGCTTACAAGAGTTTTTACAAGGTCGCCGTTTAAAATTACCTGAGTATGAAGTGATTGAAATTAAAGGTGAAGCACATAATCAATCCTTCAAAGTAAGCTGTAAAGTGGAAAATTTGGCGGAAGTGGTTATCGGACAAGGCACTAGTCGCCGCAAAGCAGAGCAACATGCGGCAGAGCAGGTGATTGAGAAATTAAAAATCAAATAG
- the era gene encoding GTPase Era — MTEQKTYCGFIAIVGRPNVGKSTLLNKILGQKISITSRKAQTTRHRILGIKTEGAYQEIYVDTPGLHIEEKRAINRLMNRAASSAIGDVDMVIFVVEGTKWTDDDEMVLNKLRSTKAPVVLAINKIDNIQNKDELLPHITELSAKFPFKEIIPISGQRGKNVHILEKFVRESLKEGIHHYPEEYVTDRSQRFMASEIIREKLMRFMGEELPYSVTVEIEQFKTNERGTYEINGLILVEREGQKKMVIGNKGQKIKVIGTEARADMERLFDNKVHLELWVKVKAGWADDERALRSLGYIDE, encoded by the coding sequence ATGACAGAACAAAAAACATATTGTGGCTTTATTGCCATTGTCGGTCGTCCAAATGTGGGCAAATCGACTCTACTCAACAAAATCCTAGGGCAAAAAATTTCAATTACCTCACGTAAAGCACAGACTACTCGCCATCGTATTTTAGGAATTAAAACCGAAGGGGCGTATCAAGAAATTTATGTGGATACCCCAGGGCTTCACATCGAAGAAAAACGTGCGATTAACCGCTTGATGAACCGAGCTGCAAGCAGTGCGATTGGTGATGTCGATATGGTAATCTTTGTAGTTGAAGGTACAAAATGGACGGATGACGATGAAATGGTGCTAAACAAACTGCGTAGCACCAAAGCCCCTGTGGTATTGGCGATCAATAAGATCGACAACATTCAAAATAAAGATGAATTGTTACCACATATCACCGAATTAAGTGCAAAATTCCCATTCAAAGAGATTATTCCTATTTCTGGGCAGCGTGGGAAAAATGTCCATATTTTAGAAAAATTTGTGCGTGAATCATTAAAAGAAGGGATTCATCATTACCCAGAAGAGTATGTGACAGACCGTTCTCAACGCTTTATGGCATCGGAAATTATTCGTGAAAAACTAATGCGTTTTATGGGCGAAGAGTTGCCTTATTCTGTCACTGTTGAAATTGAGCAATTTAAAACTAACGAGCGTGGCACTTACGAAATCAATGGCTTGATTTTAGTAGAACGTGAAGGGCAGAAAAAAATGGTGATCGGCAATAAAGGTCAAAAAATCAAAGTAATTGGCACTGAGGCTCGAGCTGATATGGAACGCCTGTTTGACAACAAAGTCCACCTTGAATTATGGGTGAAAGTCAAAGCGGGATGGGCTGATGATGAACGAGCCTTACGCAGCTTAGGTTATATTGATGAGTAA